One Nothobranchius furzeri strain GRZ-AD unplaced genomic scaffold, NfurGRZ-RIMD1 Scf031, whole genome shotgun sequence genomic window carries:
- the LOC139064477 gene encoding E3 SUMO-protein ligase ZBED1-like yields the protein MTLSHSACCNNNTAGYSEQTNISISTKLVPPTALPRKSRTMESNEVKIEDAPPGYRSSVWQYFGFPVKKDNNGNRVTEKTKTVCKLCYAVIPYTTSNTTNMNHHLQRYHKNVKTALAKTILPKGQLTMKQALTPTLPPSSPRAKQITRLIGEFIADYMAPFNIVANRKFIQMFKVLEPKFKMPCRGHFSEKVIPGIYNETKQSVKECLKHADRVALTTDSWTSRATQSYVTITAQVIIEKWESKSFVLQTRELSESHTGVNIAQVLRNSLSEWELTRPHTTIACVTDNASNMDIAVRESGLHPHIKCLAHVVNLASKRGLAVSRVARLLGRVRRITTFFHKSTTATAVLCHVLRVEVADHVWWWVPEADEQADGCKK from the coding sequence atgacgttaagtcacagcgcatgttgtaacaacaacactgcaggctacagcgagcaaacaaatattagcattagcaccaagttggtgccaccaactgccttgccccgaaagagcagaacaatggagtcaaatgaggtcaaaattgaggatgctcctcctggatacaggtcatctgtctggcagtattttggctttccggttaaaaaagacaataacggcaacagagtaacggaaaagaccaagactgtgtgtaagctatgctatgctgtcattccgtacaccacctccaacacaacaaacatgaaccaccaccttcaacgttaccataaaaatgtgaagacggccttggcgaaaacaatcctaccgaaaggacagctgaccatgaaacaagcactgacaccaactctacctccatcaagtccacgtgcaaaacagataacccggctcattggtgagttcatagcggactacatggctccatttaacatagtagcgaacagaaaattcatccaaatgttcaaggtgctggagcccaagtttaagatgccatgccggggacatttttcagagaaggtaatcccgggaatttacaatgaaacgaaacaaagcgtgaaagagtgtctaaaacatgccgaccgcgtcgctctgaccaccgacagctggacctcgcgtgcaacacagagttatgtcaccattacggcacaagtcatcatcgaaaaatgggagagtaaaagctttgtgttgcaaactcgtgagctaagtgaaagtcatactggtgttaacatagctcaagtgttgagaaattcactgagtgagtgggagctaacaaggccacacacaaccattgcttgtgtcacagacaacgcgagcaacatggacattgctgtgagagagagcggtctccaccctcacatcaagtgcttggcgcatgttgtgaatctggccagtaagagaggcttggctgtatcccgcgttgcgcgccttcttggtcgtgtgcgaagaataactacattttttcacaagagcaccacggccaccgcagtcctgtgtcatgttctgcgggtggaggtggcagaccatgtgtggtggtgggttccggaggcagatgagcaggcagacggatgtaaaaaataa